Below is a window of Candidatus Gorgyraea atricola DNA.
GCTCGAAGAATATTAGAGATTGCTTCGGCGCTTCGCGCCTCGCAATGACACTGGTTGAAAACGTAACAGAACGTAACAAAAATTGTCTAAAATTCAAGATTCTCAAGAAAATAAAAAAACCCTATTCACCGTCTCTCGACGATAAATAGGGTTTTAGTCGTAATCCTAATTATACTACAAAGTTATGGCGGGGACGACGGGGCTCGAACCCGCGACCTCAAGATCGACAATCTTGCGTTCTATCCAAACTGAACTACGTCCCCTGATTTTCAAATGGCTTGCCATCCGAAGTATGCTACGAAGATTCGCCCTGTGTGAACGTAGGATGGTGGGCGGTACAGGGCTCGAACCTGTGAAACCTCTTCGGTGTAAGCGAAGCGCTCTACCAACTGAGCTAACCGCCCTTTAAAGCGCTTTAATAATATACAACATCACCCAATATTTTGCAAGCACTAAAAAATTATAGCTTTCCGGCGGCCATTAGGATGAAGACCATTACAAAGAGGGCAACGGTTTCGATTATGCCTAGCACTATGAGGTAGTTACCGAATCCCTTGCCAGTTTCTGCCATTGCATCAGCTGCTGCTGCGCCTGCCTTGCCCTGCATCCATGCTGACATCCCCATTGCAATACCGCTAAGTATGCCTGCGCCAGACATGAATTGTCCCTTATTCGCAAGCTCTACAAAGGCATTCATTACGATCATGCCGTAGATGGTCTGGGAGAGCGGCGCGCCTACGAATACCGTGAGAATAAACGGCGCGTTCTTATTCTGCGCAAAGCATTTCTTCCATGAGCCTACTGCTGCCATGCCTGCTGCGCCTGCGCCAAGCGCAGAACCCATTGCAGCGAACGCAAGTGAACCTGCGACGCCAAGGTCTTTAAATTGCAATAATACATTTGCATCCATCAGCCTACCTCCTTTGGGGTCAAATTCAGACTCACAGCTTACCTCGACTTTCAGCCTCGGTAAGCTGTGTCTTCATTTGAAATGGCGTATATTCCACGCCTGACCATTCCATGTTCATGTGGCTTGAAAACTCAAGCATGTTTAATCTCACGCCATGCACTAGAATAGCCATGGCGCCCAATAAAATATTCAATGTATGCCCGAATAAAAGCACAAACGCTGTTAGAAATCCGGCAAATATGTTTCCATAACCTATGCCTGAGGCCATTTGGTTAAACGCGTCTGCCACTGCCACAGTTGCCGCGCCCACCGCAAACAGGCGTATATATGAAACAATATCTGTGAAACTATTAATTACATTGAGAAGAAGGCCTCCTATGCCAGAGCCGACTGTCTTAAATAAACTCTTACTAGGGTTCGTGCATAAAATAATGAGGCTAGCGCCTATTATTAAAAGCCACTTTGCGCTCTCAGCAAATGCCTCGCCTAAAATCAATGTCTTTGCTATAAAATATGCTGCCCACAGCATGCATATCCATCCTGCTTCAGAAAACGCCTTTATTGACGGCATTTTTCGGATAAATTTCCACAGATGCGCAATACTCAGGTGAATAGCGCCTATAAGAAAACAGAGTGCCTGGATAGTTTCCTCTTGCCTTAAAAGCGGGAGGAGCGGATGAACTCTCTCTGGCAACCATGCCTGGCCAAAGAATGTACCTGTTAATAATCCCCACGTAATAGCGCAGAGACTTAAAAGATATGTAAGAAAAAATATAGACCTGTCCTTCACCTTGTTTCTAAATTTCACATGGCAGAATAGATTCAGAACAAAAAATATTGCGCCGTAACCAGCGTCACCTATAAGCATACCGAAAAATATTGAAAAGAATACCAAAAACCACAGGCTTATATCTACTTCCCTGTAGCCAGGAATAGTGTTTATCATCTTAAAAAGAGGCCTGATCATCTCTATCCATCGAGGATTCCTTATTAGGGTAGGGACATTGTCGCTCTCCAATGGATCCTCGACAATAAGGCCCCAGCTTTCTCTTTCTGCTATTTTTTCAATAGATTTTACCTTGTCCCGAGGAGAGTACCCTATTAGATACGATAATTTCTCAAAGCTCCCAAGACCTGCAGATACCTTGTTAAACTCTATTAGCGAAGAAAGTTTTTTCCCGTATGAAAAAAGTGACTTTTTATATTTTGAAAGAACTGCCAGGCCATTTTCTATCTCGCGCAATTTCTCTTCTTCTCTTTTTAGGCTCGCTAACATCTCTTCAAGGCCTTGTTCAGGTAATTGTATGACCTCAAAAGGCAATTTTATCTCTTCTCTTGAGATGGCTGCACAATAAAAGATGTTACCTTTATTAAAAAGCTCCTTTATTATTATGCCTTCTGGTATATTACGTAACTCTTTCTTTGTGAGCTTACAAAGCCTTACCCATACACCCTTTGCCTCGAGTTTGTAAATAAGTTCTGGGTCAAAATCTCCCCAGTCTTTCCATTTTTCTATAGCCTTCTTTATGTTCTTTATTCCCTCTGTAAGAACTTCTTCTTTATCTACGAAATTCAAGATCTCCTGCATTAGTTTATCTGGATGGCTATGTGTTTTTTGGAATCCAGGTGGATCAGGCAATGCATCTATGGCCTTAAAAAGAGAAAGATATTTTTCTTTGAGAAGGCTTATGTTTTCATTTTCTGGAGGCCTTTGGTGCTCGACATGCACAACGCCTGATCTTGCCAAGGCCTTGAGTGTCGCGTCAATATCCTTTGACTGTACTATTATGCTCAGTTTTTTCATTGAAACTATCATGCTACACCTTCTAAAACCATTTCCTCGATCTTACTCTTTGCTATCTTTGAACGGCCCACTGCATTTGTCTGCTGGTCGCCTAGATATATCCTTATGAGGTGGATGTTTTCTTTGCACTCGGGTATCTTTATTTTTTCAAATAGATTAACGCGCTGCGTGGCTATTCTTAATTCATGCTCCAGGATTCGCATCTGCTGTTTGATTATTTTTTCCTCTTCTAAAAATACTACGAGCGTTCGTATTTTATTAATAGCAATGTCTGTCCACAAGGGCGTCAAAAACAGATCATACTCTGGCTCCTCAAAGTCCACGCGCTCAAAAACCGGGATATCCACGCCAGCAATGTTTGCCGCAACAGTAACTACATTGCCCTCTCTCACCCATTTGGCAATGTGTTCAGTGCTTTCATTCAAGAGGCCTGCCCATTCACTGATTTCAGTCTCAAGGTTATCTATCTCCTGTATCTTTAATTTTAACCTGGCGTGCACCTGTTGTATTTCCAGCTGTAGCTGCTGTTTTTTTAACTGCAAAAAAGGCAGGAAATGCTCGAACTGCCTCAACGCATCTCGCTGCCTCTTTAGTTCGCCTTTTGTAAATCGAACCTTTGGCATGATTATTTTTTCGGCCAGAATTCTTCTATTAGTTCAGTCTTAATGCCTGTCTCAAATGGCTCGAAATTCTCTGCCATGATCTCCCAGCCTAGATCCAGGGCCTTTTCAAGTGGGATGTTCACAGAAAGATTCATCATCCTCTGCTCAAAATTCTTTCCGTATTGCAAAAGTTTTTTGTCCCACTCGCTCATCTGGAAACCCATTGATTGTTTTTCCAAACTCGAGCGATAATCAGCAAACAGCTGGATCATCCTGTCCATCACAGCGCGGTGGTCTTTTCTGGTCTTGCCATTTACCTGTTGCTTGAGACGACTGAGACTACCGAATGGCTCAATAGACTTATTCCTTAAATAGAGTTGGCCCTCTGTTATGTAGCCAGTATTGTCAGGCACTGGGTGAGTAACATCATCGCCTGGCATCGTAGTCACTGCCAGGATCGTAATAGAGCCGGCTGTATCAAAATCCACTGCCTTTTCATAGCGGCTAGCGAGCTGGCTGTATAGATCGCCTGGATAACCTCTATTAGATGGTATCTGTTCCATAGTGATCGAGATCTCTTTTAACGCGTCTGCAAAATTCGTCATATCTGTTAAAAGCACCAGCACGCGCTTTCCTTTAAGCGCAAACTCCTCTGCAACAGCCAGGCTTATGTCAGGGACTAAAAGACATTCAACAGTAGGATCAGATGCTGTGTGTACAAAAAATATCGAGCGTGAAAGCGAGCCGTGTTTATCTAAGGCATCACGGAAAAAGAGATAGTCGTCGTATTTAAGGCCCATGCCTCCTAAGATAATCAGATCTACCTCTGCCTGCATTGCAATGCGCGCAAGTACCTCATTGTATGGCTCACCAGGTACTGAAAAGATAGGAAGTTTTTGGGACTCGACAAGAGAATTAAACACATCTATCATCGGGATGCCAGTGCGGACCATTTTGTTGGGTATGATCCTCTTAGCAGGATTTACAGGCGGGCCTCCTATTTCTATCATATCTTCTTCAAGCCGTGGGCCATTGTCTCTGGGTAGGCCTGCGCCATTAAAAATGCGGCCTAAAAGATTTTTACCAAATGATATCCTCATTGCATGGCCCAGGAATCTTACTTTATCCCCTGTTGAGACACCCTGACTTCCTGCAAAGACCTGAAGATGTATGCGCTCGTTGTCGATCCTTATAACCTGGGCAAGGGACTTACCTGCCCTTGAAGATATCTCTGCAAGGTCCTTGTATCCGATATCCTTTGCCTCGACTGTCACGACATTCCCAGCGATCTGAATTATGCGGTTATATATTTTCTGCATATATTTAGAACTTGTAGGCGTCCTATTTGGGTACACCCTACGATACTCTCAGAATTTGGAATGGGGTTCTATTTAAAGACCTTTGTCTTTATATCCTTTTCCTTCTCAAAAAATACATCTGTTTTCCACTCGATGGAATTCCACTCTATGAACTTCTGTCTTAAGGTTTGAAAGAATTTCCTGGCAGAATCTTTGTCTTTGAGAGAAAATTCTTTCTCAAGGAATTCGTAAATCACGCCAAATATGTATTTTTGTCTCTCTTCTATAGTAGCCGCATCTACTTCATCAAATGCATTCTGCTGCAGATACACTGAATCTATAAACTCTGCCTTTAGATATATGATAAAATCCTCTAAAGACGTGCCTTCCTCACCTACTACCTTCATCATCTGACCTACTTCATTGCCTTTCTTAAGGATCTCCTGCGCGAGTTGTATCTGTTTCTCGTCTATAAAGCTCTTGTATTTGCTCCAGCTCTCAAGGGGGTCTATTGCAGGATATTTTCTCGCGTTAGAGCGATCTCTTGAAAGGCCATGGAATGCGCCTACTACCTTAAGCGTGGCCTGTGTCACAGGCTCTTCAAAGTTTCCACCAGCAGGACTTACTGTGCCGCCTATTGTTACTGAGCCAATGTTACCATCGCGTAGCTTCATCAGTCCTGCCCTTTCATAAAACGAAGCAATCCTTGTCTCAAGGTACGCGGGGAACGCCTCTTCACCAGGGATTTCCTCCAGACGGCCTGACATCTCGCGCATTGCCTGTGCCCAGCGCGATGTAGAATCAGCCAGGAGCAATACATTGAGTCCCATCTGGCGATAATATTCAGCTATTGTAACAGCTGTATATACACTTGATTCTCTTGCAGCAACAGGCATTGAACTGGTGTTACAGATAATAACTGTGCGCTCTATTAAAGGTTTGTTTGTCTTAGGATCTATTAATTCAGGGAATGTCCTGAGAGTCTCAACAACCTCTCCTGCCCTTTCACCGCATGCAGCTATGACTACAATATCTATCTCTGCGTGCTTGCTAATAAGCTGCTGCAATACAGTCTTGCCAGAACCAAAAGGACCTGGCACGCAATATGTGCCGCCCAATGCAACAGGCATCAGTGTATCCATGATCCTGATTTTAGTAACAATAGGTTTTTCAGGTTTTAATTTTTCATTATATGCGGTTATTGGAATTTTTACAGGCCAGATCTGCTGCATTGCAGCATCATGTAGTTTGCCTTGTTCATCTTTTAGCTTTGCAATTACATGCTTTAAATCATAATTACCTTTAGCTACAATACTGTCGAGCACTAATTCACCCTGCAGGCCAAATGGAACCATTATCCAATGCTTAAATATGCCTTCTTTTACAAAACCAAGTTTTCCGCCTGAGCGCAATTTATCACCCTTTTTTGCAAAAGGCGTGAATTCCCATTTTACCTCATCAGGCAATGCCTCTAGATATACTCCGCGTTTTAAGAAAAATCCGCATTTTTCAGCAAGCTGCGGCAATGGATTCTGCAGTCCATCAAATATCTGACCTAAAAGCCCCGGGCCTAATTCAACTGATAGAAGTTCTTCTGTAAACTCAACCTTTTCCCCGGCCTTAAGACCCTTTGTATCCTCGTAGACCTGTAACTCTGCGCGGTTGCCCCTGACGCGTATAACCTCTGCCTTTAGTCGTTCCGCGCCATGCAGAATATAGGCCACCTCATTCTGCACCACATAGTCGCTAAACTCCGCGATAACCATGTTTCCATTTATGCCTACTATCTTCCCTTGTCTTTTATCGCTCATACTTTCACCAAAGTCTCTAAAACCTGCGTGCCGTCTTGAGAATTTATTGTTTGCCAGCGTTCTAAAATCTTTAGTTTCAATGCATATGTAACTAAAAAATCCATGTTAAAATAATGGCATTTTGATAATTCTTCTAATTTTTCCCATCTGAGCTGGTCAAGGAATCGCTCTGCCTCAAGAGGTGAATCCATATTCACAGCCCAA
It encodes the following:
- a CDS encoding V-type ATP synthase subunit B, with protein sequence MQKIYNRIIQIAGNVVTVEAKDIGYKDLAEISSRAGKSLAQVIRIDNERIHLQVFAGSQGVSTGDKVRFLGHAMRISFGKNLLGRIFNGAGLPRDNGPRLEEDMIEIGGPPVNPAKRIIPNKMVRTGIPMIDVFNSLVESQKLPIFSVPGEPYNEVLARIAMQAEVDLIILGGMGLKYDDYLFFRDALDKHGSLSRSIFFVHTASDPTVECLLVPDISLAVAEEFALKGKRVLVLLTDMTNFADALKEISITMEQIPSNRGYPGDLYSQLASRYEKAVDFDTAGSITILAVTTMPGDDVTHPVPDNTGYITEGQLYLRNKSIEPFGSLSRLKQQVNGKTRKDHRAVMDRMIQLFADYRSSLEKQSMGFQMSEWDKKLLQYGKNFEQRMMNLSVNIPLEKALDLGWEIMAENFEPFETGIKTELIEEFWPKK
- a CDS encoding V-type ATP synthase subunit A, which encodes MSDKRQGKIVGINGNMVIAEFSDYVVQNEVAYILHGAERLKAEVIRVRGNRAELQVYEDTKGLKAGEKVEFTEELLSVELGPGLLGQIFDGLQNPLPQLAEKCGFFLKRGVYLEALPDEVKWEFTPFAKKGDKLRSGGKLGFVKEGIFKHWIMVPFGLQGELVLDSIVAKGNYDLKHVIAKLKDEQGKLHDAAMQQIWPVKIPITAYNEKLKPEKPIVTKIRIMDTLMPVALGGTYCVPGPFGSGKTVLQQLISKHAEIDIVVIAACGERAGEVVETLRTFPELIDPKTNKPLIERTVIICNTSSMPVAARESSVYTAVTIAEYYRQMGLNVLLLADSTSRWAQAMREMSGRLEEIPGEEAFPAYLETRIASFYERAGLMKLRDGNIGSVTIGGTVSPAGGNFEEPVTQATLKVVGAFHGLSRDRSNARKYPAIDPLESWSKYKSFIDEKQIQLAQEILKKGNEVGQMMKVVGEEGTSLEDFIIYLKAEFIDSVYLQQNAFDEVDAATIEERQKYIFGVIYEFLEKEFSLKDKDSARKFFQTLRQKFIEWNSIEWKTDVFFEKEKDIKTKVFK
- a CDS encoding V-type ATP synthase subunit K (produces ATP from ADP in the presence of a proton gradient across the membrane; the K subunit is a nonenzymatic component which binds the dimeric form by interacting with the G and E subunits); the protein is MDANVLLQFKDLGVAGSLAFAAMGSALGAGAAGMAAVGSWKKCFAQNKNAPFILTVFVGAPLSQTIYGMIVMNAFVELANKGQFMSGAGILSGIAMGMSAWMQGKAGAAAADAMAETGKGFGNYLIVLGIIETVALFVMVFILMAAGKL
- a CDS encoding V-type ATP synthase subunit D; translation: MPKVRFTKGELKRQRDALRQFEHFLPFLQLKKQQLQLEIQQVHARLKLKIQEIDNLETEISEWAGLLNESTEHIAKWVREGNVVTVAANIAGVDIPVFERVDFEEPEYDLFLTPLWTDIAINKIRTLVVFLEEEKIIKQQMRILEHELRIATQRVNLFEKIKIPECKENIHLIRIYLGDQQTNAVGRSKIAKSKIEEMVLEGVA